A genomic window from Chitinophaga pollutisoli includes:
- a CDS encoding VWA domain-containing protein yields MRGFIFTRFNPSDDGQPSFEKLLDVFTQLLTYTSGDVSEALQWMTELDKEFQITSEEYGLGDFIQDLKDKGYIRDNEEEGTISITAKTEQTIRKRALEEIFGKLKKSRIGDHNIRKSGQGDEQNAETRPYAFGDALEQIDMTASIRNAQINHGIEVFSMQQDDLEIRETDFKTQTSTVLMIDISHSMILYGEDRITPAKKVAMALSELITTRYPKDTLDIIVFGNDAWQIEIKDLPYLQVGPFHTNTVAGLELAMDILRRRRNPNKQIFMITDGKPTCLKQGKQYYKNSFGLDRKILNRTLNLAAQCKKLKIPITTFMVATDPWLQQFVNEFTETNNGKAFFSGTDNLGQFLFHDFENGKRKKL; encoded by the coding sequence ATGAGAGGGTTTATATTTACCCGTTTTAACCCGTCAGACGATGGGCAGCCATCCTTCGAGAAGCTGCTGGACGTATTCACCCAGCTGCTGACGTACACCAGCGGCGACGTTTCCGAGGCGCTGCAATGGATGACCGAGCTCGACAAGGAATTCCAGATCACCAGCGAGGAATACGGGCTGGGGGATTTCATACAGGATCTGAAAGACAAGGGTTATATCCGGGACAATGAAGAAGAAGGGACGATCTCCATCACTGCCAAAACGGAGCAAACGATCCGCAAGCGGGCGCTGGAAGAGATTTTCGGGAAACTGAAAAAATCCCGCATCGGGGACCACAATATCCGCAAATCGGGGCAGGGCGACGAACAGAATGCCGAAACACGGCCTTACGCCTTCGGCGACGCGCTCGAACAAATCGATATGACGGCTTCCATCCGTAACGCCCAGATCAATCATGGCATAGAGGTGTTTTCCATGCAGCAGGACGACCTGGAGATCCGGGAAACGGATTTCAAGACACAGACGTCCACCGTGCTCATGATCGACATTTCGCATTCCATGATCCTGTACGGGGAAGACAGGATCACGCCGGCCAAGAAAGTAGCCATGGCACTGAGCGAGCTCATCACCACGCGGTACCCGAAAGACACGCTGGACATTATCGTTTTCGGTAACGACGCCTGGCAGATCGAGATCAAAGACCTGCCCTACCTCCAGGTGGGCCCGTTCCACACCAATACGGTGGCGGGGCTGGAACTGGCGATGGACATCCTGCGGCGCAGGCGCAATCCCAACAAGCAGATCTTCATGATCACCGACGGGAAGCCGACCTGCCTCAAACAGGGGAAACAATATTATAAAAACAGCTTCGGGCTCGACAGGAAGATCCTCAACAGGACCCTCAACCTCGCGGCCCAATGTAAAAAGCTGAAGATTCCCATCACCACATTCATGGTAGCCACGGACCCCTGGCTGCAGCAATTCGTCAACGAATTCACGGAAACCAATAACGGTAAAGCATTTTTTTCCGGGACCGACAACCTGGGACAGTTCCTGTTCCACGATTTCGAAAACGGAAAAAGGAAAAAGTTATAA
- a CDS encoding protein O-mannosyl-transferase family codes for MEATGSLWDCGEFISAAYKVQVPHPPGAPLFVLIGRIFTLPFTPGTAGLGINIMSALSSGFTILFLFWTITHFARRIYTQNGAELTNTQLIVVMGAGAVGALAYTFSDSFWFSAVEGEVYAMSSLFTAVVFWAMLKWEHAADTETGDRWIVLIAYLMGLSIGVHLLNLLTIPAMVLIWYFKKSKQISGWGAFWAFVIGCLITGALQKFVIQDTIKVAGMMDVYFVNSLSLPFFSGFTFYFIGILALLVIGYFKPKVGIYAPLILIATVLLIPAFPEGSSGAARVARIVFAVAVLAIPYLVQAFGSKIDYNKLKYPVQLVNSCIFFLLMGYSTYITTMIRSSANPTVDMYNVDNPVSLVGYLGREQYGDFPLIYGQVFTARPTEYKETNNVYARSGDKYIVAGKKQVPVYAPADMMLFPRVWDASNDQGHADYYKAFLGLADGEKPSFGDNIKFFLGYQVWHMYIRYFGWNFIGKQNDTQGFGNPRDGNMLSGITPLDNIFLGDQSAMPDSLKNNKAHNTFFFLPFLLGVIGFLFHYSRHRKDALIAGLLFFFTGLAIVLYLNQAGNQPRERDYAYVGSFYAFAIWIGLGVMSIFTFFEKRKLPAAAVLAVVIGLLAAPVLMAQQGWDDHDRSKKVIARDVAKDYLESCAPNAILFTVGDNDTYPLWYAQEVEGIRTDIRVINLSLLGVDWYIDQARNATNQSPAIPMTLKPEQYRGENRNYLMFYDNGKVPQDRFYNLKEVIAFLGDESPGAKVPLQTGESVNYLPTQKLFIPVDKAAVLANGTVDPDDSVRIEAQVPFQISKQMIFKNDLAVYDIIATNEWKRPIYFTSPVDLGFNDFLSVEGMTYRLVPTRRNTPDQMLPGLNDQVNTRRAFNTIMDKFQYGSVNVPGVYFDEPNRRMLQTLRNAHTKVAVALVNEGKKDKALTILDRQDTMFLPGNMPYAMTSPGNMHNLWSMEIVYAYYMAGNAKKAQDISSQIIKDLDQQMRYYRALPASKFTNDLQDDARRAEQFKSMLQQWQQQFGADSAKQIEGGQQFGNPPLPPRIRNKANSYLPT; via the coding sequence ATGGAAGCCACGGGAAGCCTGTGGGATTGCGGCGAGTTCATTTCCGCGGCCTATAAAGTTCAGGTTCCCCACCCTCCCGGCGCACCCTTGTTCGTGCTGATCGGCAGGATCTTCACCTTGCCCTTCACGCCCGGAACCGCGGGCCTCGGCATCAATATCATGAGCGCCCTCTCCAGCGGATTCACCATCCTGTTCCTTTTCTGGACCATCACCCACTTCGCGCGCCGCATCTATACCCAGAACGGCGCGGAGCTGACCAACACCCAGCTCATCGTGGTAATGGGCGCCGGCGCCGTTGGTGCGCTGGCTTACACATTTTCCGATTCTTTCTGGTTCTCCGCCGTGGAAGGCGAAGTATACGCCATGTCCTCCCTCTTCACCGCCGTGGTTTTCTGGGCGATGCTGAAATGGGAACACGCGGCAGACACCGAAACCGGCGACCGCTGGATCGTGCTTATCGCTTACCTGATGGGGCTTTCCATCGGCGTCCACCTGCTCAACCTGCTGACCATCCCGGCCATGGTGCTGATCTGGTACTTCAAGAAAAGCAAGCAAATCTCCGGCTGGGGTGCTTTCTGGGCTTTCGTGATCGGCTGCCTCATCACCGGCGCCTTGCAGAAGTTCGTGATCCAGGATACCATTAAAGTAGCCGGCATGATGGACGTTTACTTCGTGAACTCCCTCAGCCTGCCCTTCTTCTCCGGTTTCACCTTCTACTTCATCGGCATCCTCGCGCTGCTGGTGATCGGTTACTTCAAACCGAAAGTCGGCATTTACGCCCCCCTCATCCTCATCGCCACCGTACTGCTCATTCCCGCCTTCCCCGAAGGTTCCAGCGGCGCGGCCCGGGTAGCCAGGATCGTTTTCGCCGTAGCCGTACTGGCCATTCCGTACCTCGTACAGGCTTTCGGTTCCAAAATCGACTACAACAAGCTGAAATATCCCGTTCAGCTCGTCAACTCCTGCATCTTCTTCCTTCTCATGGGTTACTCCACCTACATCACCACCATGATCCGCTCTTCGGCCAACCCGACGGTGGACATGTACAATGTAGACAACCCCGTATCCCTCGTGGGTTACCTCGGCCGCGAACAGTACGGCGACTTCCCGCTGATCTACGGCCAGGTGTTCACCGCCCGCCCTACGGAATACAAGGAAACCAATAACGTATACGCCCGTTCCGGCGACAAATACATCGTGGCCGGCAAAAAACAGGTGCCGGTTTACGCACCCGCCGATATGATGCTGTTCCCCCGCGTGTGGGACGCATCCAACGACCAGGGGCATGCCGATTACTACAAGGCGTTCCTCGGCCTGGCGGATGGCGAAAAACCATCCTTCGGCGACAACATCAAGTTCTTCCTCGGTTACCAGGTATGGCACATGTACATCCGCTACTTTGGATGGAACTTCATCGGTAAACAAAACGACACCCAGGGCTTCGGCAACCCGCGCGACGGCAACATGCTCTCCGGCATCACACCGCTGGACAACATCTTCCTCGGCGACCAATCCGCCATGCCCGACAGCCTCAAGAACAACAAAGCCCACAATACCTTCTTCTTCCTGCCTTTCCTCCTCGGCGTGATCGGATTCCTCTTCCATTACAGCCGCCACCGGAAAGACGCGCTGATCGCGGGGCTCCTGTTCTTCTTCACCGGCCTCGCCATCGTGCTTTACCTCAACCAGGCCGGCAACCAGCCGCGTGAACGTGACTACGCCTACGTAGGTTCCTTCTACGCCTTCGCCATCTGGATCGGCCTCGGCGTGATGAGCATCTTCACCTTCTTCGAAAAACGCAAACTGCCCGCCGCCGCGGTACTCGCCGTTGTGATCGGCCTCCTCGCCGCCCCCGTGCTCATGGCGCAGCAAGGCTGGGACGATCACGACCGTTCCAAAAAAGTAATCGCGCGCGACGTCGCCAAAGATTACCTCGAATCCTGCGCGCCCAACGCCATCCTCTTCACCGTGGGCGACAACGATACCTATCCGCTCTGGTATGCCCAGGAAGTGGAAGGCATCCGCACGGATATCCGCGTAATCAACCTGAGCCTGCTCGGCGTGGACTGGTACATCGACCAGGCCCGCAACGCCACCAACCAGAGCCCGGCCATTCCCATGACGCTCAAGCCTGAACAATACCGCGGCGAAAACCGCAACTACCTGATGTTCTACGACAACGGGAAAGTGCCGCAAGACCGCTTCTACAACCTGAAAGAAGTGATCGCGTTCCTCGGCGACGAAAGCCCCGGCGCCAAGGTTCCCCTGCAAACCGGTGAAAGCGTGAACTACCTGCCCACGCAGAAACTGTTCATCCCGGTAGACAAAGCAGCCGTGCTGGCCAACGGAACGGTTGACCCCGACGACAGCGTACGCATCGAAGCGCAGGTTCCCTTCCAGATCAGCAAACAAATGATCTTCAAGAACGACCTCGCCGTGTACGACATCATCGCCACCAACGAATGGAAACGCCCGATCTACTTCACTTCGCCGGTAGACCTAGGTTTCAACGACTTCCTGTCGGTTGAAGGCATGACCTACCGCCTGGTGCCCACCCGCCGCAACACGCCCGACCAGATGCTGCCCGGCCTGAACGACCAGGTAAACACCCGCCGCGCGTTCAACACCATCATGGACAAATTCCAGTATGGCAGCGTAAACGTACCGGGCGTCTACTTCGACGAGCCCAACCGCCGCATGCTCCAAACCCTCCGCAACGCCCACACCAAAGTGGCCGTAGCGCTGGTAAATGAAGGCAAGAAAGATAAAGCCCTCACGATCCTCGACCGTCAGGACACTATGTTCCTCCCCGGCAATATGCCTTACGCGATGACCTCGCCCGGCAATATGCACAACCTCTGGAGCATGGAAATCGTGTACGCCTATTATATGGCAGGCAACGCGAAGAAGGCCCAGGACATCTCCAGCCAGATCATCAAAGACCTGGATCAGCAAATGCGCTACTACCGCGCCCTGCCAGCTTCCAAGTTCACCAACGACCTGCAGGACGACGCCCGCCGCGCTGAACAGTTCAAATCCATGCTGCAGCAATGGCAGCAACAGTTCGGGGCCGACAGCGCCAAACAAATCGAGGGCGGCCAGCAATTCGGCAATCCCCCGCTCCCGCCGCGGATTCGCAACAAGGCAAATAGCTATTTACCCACATAA
- a CDS encoding DUF1080 domain-containing protein: MQRITKLFLCAAFAAPALHASAQEAKPQDTEVWEPQPVKVTPGTGTSAPSDAIVLFDGKNLDNWVSEKGGAAPWTIKDGAMTVAPGKGGIKTKASFGDFQLHIEWRSPSVVKGEGQGRGNSGIFLQEQYELQVLDNYNNKTYANGQAGSLYKQGIPLVNACRQPGEWQVYDVIYTAPRFKGDGTVESPARVTVIHNGVLVQNNYELLGKTLYIGKPFYEKHGELPLALQDHGDLVSFRNIWLRKL, from the coding sequence ATGCAACGGATCACGAAACTCTTTCTCTGCGCAGCATTCGCCGCGCCCGCTTTACACGCTTCCGCACAGGAGGCCAAGCCGCAAGACACAGAAGTGTGGGAACCGCAGCCCGTTAAAGTAACGCCCGGCACCGGTACCAGCGCGCCCTCCGACGCGATCGTGCTGTTCGACGGCAAAAACCTCGACAACTGGGTGTCCGAAAAAGGCGGCGCCGCCCCCTGGACTATCAAAGACGGCGCCATGACCGTGGCGCCCGGCAAAGGCGGCATCAAAACCAAAGCTTCTTTCGGCGACTTCCAGCTGCATATCGAATGGCGCTCCCCTTCCGTAGTGAAAGGCGAAGGCCAGGGCCGCGGCAACAGCGGTATTTTCCTGCAGGAACAATACGAACTGCAGGTGCTCGACAACTATAACAACAAGACCTACGCCAACGGACAGGCAGGCAGTCTTTATAAGCAAGGCATTCCCCTCGTGAACGCCTGCCGCCAGCCCGGCGAATGGCAGGTATACGACGTGATCTACACCGCGCCCCGCTTTAAAGGCGACGGCACCGTGGAATCGCCCGCCCGTGTCACCGTGATCCACAATGGTGTGCTGGTGCAGAACAATTATGAACTGCTCGGCAAAACCCTCTACATCGGCAAACCATTTTACGAAAAGCACGGCGAATTGCCACTTGCTTTGCAGGACCATGGCGACCTGGTGAGCTTCCGGAATATCTGGCTGCGCAAACTCTGA
- a CDS encoding antibiotic biosynthesis monooxygenase family protein, with protein sequence MMIRIVQLTFADAHCAAFEALFETLRNDIRHFPGCSHLELWKDRSRPGVYCTYSTWSDPDALDAYRHSDLFAKTWSTIKPWFSAKPDAWSLDRIASANL encoded by the coding sequence ATGATGATCCGAATCGTACAACTCACCTTCGCCGACGCGCATTGCGCCGCGTTCGAAGCCCTTTTCGAAACCCTCCGCAACGATATCCGCCATTTTCCCGGATGCTCCCATCTCGAACTCTGGAAAGACCGCTCCCGGCCCGGCGTTTATTGCACCTACAGCACCTGGTCCGACCCTGACGCCCTCGACGCCTATCGCCACTCCGACTTGTTTGCCAAAACATGGTCTACCATAAAACCGTGGTTCTCAGCTAAACCCGACGCCTGGAGCCTCGACCGCATCGCGTCCGCAAACTTGTGA
- a CDS encoding sugar phosphate isomerase/epimerase, with translation MISIRKSLVALGVAAALFAQPALAQKKEAKLGWKLGAQAYSFRLFTLSEALDRLDSAKLQYVECYNGQTIGGGIEGKMDFKMDAAKRQQVKDLFKQKKKTLVAFGVVSPNGEEEWKQMFEFAKAMGIQIITSEPKVKDLDVVSRLADEYKIKVAIHDHPKPSHYWHPDSVLSAINGRSKYMGACADIGHWVRSGLDPVECLQKLNGKVFSLHIKDLHEKSPKGHDVPWGTGVCNVEGVLAELKKQNFKGVFSAEYEYHWERNWPEIAEGVRNVRAMIEKL, from the coding sequence ATGATCTCAATTCGCAAATCGCTGGTGGCGCTGGGAGTTGCCGCAGCGTTGTTCGCCCAGCCGGCCCTGGCACAGAAGAAGGAAGCCAAACTCGGCTGGAAGCTCGGCGCCCAGGCGTATTCATTCAGGCTTTTTACCCTTTCCGAAGCCCTCGATAGGCTGGATTCCGCCAAACTTCAATATGTGGAGTGCTACAACGGACAAACCATCGGCGGCGGCATCGAAGGAAAAATGGATTTCAAAATGGATGCGGCCAAACGCCAGCAGGTGAAAGACCTTTTCAAACAGAAAAAGAAAACCCTCGTGGCATTCGGCGTTGTTTCGCCGAACGGTGAGGAAGAGTGGAAACAGATGTTCGAATTCGCCAAAGCGATGGGCATCCAGATCATCACCTCGGAACCGAAAGTAAAGGACCTGGACGTGGTGAGCCGCCTGGCCGACGAATACAAAATCAAGGTAGCGATCCACGACCACCCCAAACCGAGCCACTACTGGCATCCCGACAGTGTACTGAGCGCTATCAACGGCCGCAGCAAGTACATGGGCGCCTGCGCGGACATCGGCCATTGGGTGCGTTCCGGCCTCGACCCGGTGGAATGCCTTCAGAAGCTGAACGGCAAAGTGTTCAGCCTGCACATTAAAGATCTTCATGAGAAAAGCCCCAAAGGCCACGATGTTCCCTGGGGAACGGGCGTGTGCAATGTAGAAGGCGTGCTGGCGGAACTGAAGAAGCAAAACTTCAAAGGCGTTTTCAGCGCCGAGTATGAATACCACTGGGAGCGCAACTGGCCCGAGATCGCCGAAGGCGTGAGAAACGTTCGCGCAATGATCGAGAAATTATAA
- a CDS encoding SDR family oxidoreductase, with translation MQRFQHQSVVITGATSGIGKALALAFLRAGANVSVCGRKEDTLRALQAEAPALHVFRADVSREEDCQAFIESVLEKFGKIDVLINNAGISMRALFRDATPDVLKTLMDINFWGTVYCTKYALPSILAQKGTVVGVSSIAGYRGLPGRTGYSASKFAMQGFLEALRTENLHTGVNVMWVCPGFTASNIRNTALDKSGHSQQETPLDEGSLMSADTVAAHTLNAIAKRKRTLVLTSQGKLTVWLSKLLPGLTDKLVFNHFRKEPGSPLS, from the coding sequence ATGCAACGCTTCCAGCACCAATCCGTAGTTATCACAGGCGCCACGTCCGGCATCGGCAAGGCGCTCGCCCTCGCTTTCCTCCGTGCAGGCGCAAACGTATCTGTATGCGGCCGTAAGGAGGATACCCTCCGCGCCCTGCAGGCCGAAGCGCCCGCACTGCATGTTTTCAGGGCGGATGTGAGCCGCGAGGAGGATTGCCAGGCTTTTATCGAAAGCGTGCTGGAAAAGTTCGGGAAAATCGATGTGCTCATCAACAACGCAGGCATCAGCATGCGCGCCCTCTTCCGGGACGCTACGCCCGATGTGCTCAAAACGTTGATGGACATTAACTTCTGGGGCACGGTATATTGCACCAAATACGCCCTGCCGTCTATCCTCGCCCAAAAAGGCACCGTGGTAGGCGTGAGCAGCATCGCGGGGTACCGCGGATTGCCGGGCAGAACAGGCTATTCCGCCTCTAAGTTCGCCATGCAGGGGTTCCTCGAAGCACTGCGGACGGAAAATCTCCATACAGGCGTGAACGTGATGTGGGTATGCCCGGGATTTACCGCCTCCAATATCCGGAACACCGCGCTGGACAAAAGCGGCCACTCACAACAGGAAACCCCGCTGGACGAAGGCAGCCTCATGAGCGCAGACACCGTTGCCGCACACACGCTCAACGCTATCGCCAAACGAAAACGGACGCTGGTTTTGACATCGCAGGGAAAGCTCACCGTTTGGCTAAGCAAACTGCTCCCCGGACTGACGGACAAACTGGTCTTCAACCACTTCCGGAAAGAACCCGGTTCGCCCCTCTCCTGA
- a CDS encoding Gfo/Idh/MocA family oxidoreductase, with translation MHRRNFLFNTSAYLAGSALLPSSLRALSPSDKVNIAVIGVNGMGWSNLNALLKHPETNCVALCDVDENVLNRRAGELEKKTGKKPALYGDYRKLLENKDIDAVVIGTPDHWHCLQMTDAVSAGKDVYVEKPIGNSIAECRAMVNAQERTGRVVQVGQWQRSMNHFNDAIAYVHSGQLGKVRLVKVWAYMGWMKPVAMADNAKPPAGVDYKTWLGPAQMRDFNANRFHFNFRWFWDYAGGLMTDWGVHLIDYALYGMKASNPKSIVAAGGKFAYPDDAAETPDTLTALYEFDGFNMQWEHATGINGGPYGRDHGIAFIGNNGTLVLDRGGWEVIAEKDKMENIARKKANDNGLDKHTKNWLEVIKSRKLDDLHCDIRTGANVAINAQMGNIAFRTGERIYFRPYEGKFDNKKANAFITPEYHNNYKLPK, from the coding sequence ATGCACAGAAGGAACTTCCTGTTCAACACTTCCGCGTACCTGGCGGGGTCTGCCCTGCTGCCGTCTTCCCTTCGCGCCCTTTCGCCGAGCGATAAAGTAAACATCGCCGTGATCGGTGTGAACGGAATGGGCTGGAGCAACCTGAACGCCCTCCTCAAACACCCTGAGACCAATTGCGTTGCGTTGTGCGACGTAGATGAAAACGTGCTGAACAGGCGCGCCGGCGAGCTGGAGAAAAAAACCGGCAAGAAGCCCGCCCTGTATGGCGATTACCGCAAGCTGCTGGAAAACAAGGATATCGACGCCGTAGTGATCGGTACGCCCGACCATTGGCATTGCCTGCAGATGACCGACGCCGTATCCGCCGGGAAAGACGTATACGTGGAAAAGCCCATCGGCAATTCCATCGCCGAATGCCGCGCCATGGTGAACGCCCAGGAAAGAACCGGGCGCGTAGTGCAGGTGGGGCAATGGCAACGCAGTATGAACCACTTCAACGACGCCATCGCTTACGTACATTCCGGCCAGCTCGGCAAAGTGAGGCTGGTGAAAGTATGGGCGTATATGGGTTGGATGAAACCGGTGGCCATGGCCGATAACGCCAAACCGCCGGCCGGTGTGGATTATAAAACCTGGCTGGGGCCGGCGCAGATGCGCGATTTCAACGCCAACCGCTTCCACTTCAATTTCCGTTGGTTCTGGGATTACGCCGGCGGGCTGATGACCGACTGGGGCGTGCACCTCATCGATTATGCACTGTACGGGATGAAGGCTTCCAATCCCAAAAGCATCGTAGCCGCGGGCGGCAAATTCGCGTACCCGGACGATGCCGCCGAAACGCCCGATACCCTCACCGCACTTTATGAATTCGACGGGTTCAACATGCAGTGGGAACACGCCACCGGCATCAACGGCGGTCCTTACGGCCGCGACCACGGCATCGCCTTCATCGGCAACAACGGCACCCTGGTGCTCGACCGTGGCGGATGGGAAGTGATCGCGGAAAAAGACAAGATGGAAAACATCGCCCGCAAAAAAGCCAACGACAACGGCCTCGACAAGCATACCAAAAACTGGCTGGAAGTGATCAAATCCCGCAAGCTCGACGATCTCCATTGCGACATCCGCACCGGCGCCAACGTGGCCATCAACGCGCAGATGGGCAACATCGCCTTCCGGACGGGAGAAAGGATTTATTTCCGTCCTTACGAAGGCAAATTCGACAACAAAAAAGCTAACGCGTTTATCACGCCCGAATATCATAATAATTACAAACTTCCCAAATAA
- a CDS encoding SAM-dependent chlorinase/fluorinase — MPIVTLTSDIGLQDYLTGAIKGLLLQHCPNAQVVDISHHISPFNLPQATYICRSAFRYFPADTCHLVLNNLFDRKTDFILLARHQGQYICSADNGLLTMIAGGMPEEVHRISLASLETRNTLGIVTVMAQSLARLFGGETPAQIGTPATDIVVKNNLQPLTGEDYIEGQILHIDNFENVVVNITREQFHAQRNGRRFAIFFRRDEMITHLSETYADVAEGQKLALFNAAGYLEIAVNKGNAAGLFGLQGFRRDQLQQGAYQQLSFYQTVRILFE, encoded by the coding sequence ATGCCCATCGTTACGCTGACATCAGACATTGGATTGCAGGATTACCTGACAGGCGCTATAAAAGGCCTGCTGCTGCAACATTGTCCAAATGCCCAGGTCGTGGACATCTCGCACCACATCTCGCCCTTCAACCTGCCGCAGGCCACCTACATCTGCCGCAGCGCTTTCCGTTACTTCCCGGCAGATACATGCCACCTCGTGCTCAACAACCTGTTCGACCGCAAGACCGACTTCATCTTGCTGGCGCGCCACCAGGGGCAGTACATTTGTAGTGCAGACAACGGCCTGCTCACCATGATCGCCGGCGGCATGCCGGAAGAAGTGCACCGCATTTCCCTCGCTTCGCTGGAAACACGCAATACCCTCGGGATCGTGACCGTTATGGCCCAGTCCCTGGCCCGCCTCTTCGGCGGCGAAACGCCCGCGCAGATCGGAACACCGGCTACGGACATCGTTGTCAAGAACAACCTGCAACCGCTTACCGGGGAAGATTATATCGAAGGGCAGATCCTCCACATCGACAACTTCGAGAACGTGGTGGTCAACATCACACGCGAGCAATTCCATGCCCAGCGCAACGGGCGCCGCTTCGCCATCTTCTTCCGCCGCGACGAGATGATCACCCATCTCAGCGAAACCTACGCCGACGTGGCCGAGGGCCAGAAGCTCGCGCTCTTCAACGCCGCCGGATACCTGGAAATCGCCGTGAACAAGGGCAATGCCGCGGGGCTGTTTGGCCTGCAGGGCTTCAGAAGAGATCAGCTGCAGCAGGGGGCTTACCAACAACTGTCTTTCTACCAGACCGTCAGAATCCTCTTCGAATGA
- a CDS encoding sigma 54-interacting transcriptional regulator — MEKIKTLGALKKSGHIYKSVKEEIRQNLIARLKAKESTFPGIIGYDDTVIPDTERALLSRHNILFLGLRGQAKTRMARQMIDLLDEFVPIVAGSEVNDHPYEPLSRYARDLVAKMGDDTPIEWLPREARYGEKLATPDVSVADLIGDVDPIKAANEKLSYADERVIHFGIIPRSNRGIFVINELPDLQARIQVALFNILQEGDIQIRGFKVRMPLDILFVFTANPEDYTNRGSIVTPLKDRIESQIITHYPKTLENSLLITEQEAAVHAEQQEKVTMPDLIKRLIEQVAFEARASEYVDKKSGVSARLTIAAFENAVSAAERRTFLHGEPSTYVRVSDLQGIVPAITGKIELVYEGEQEGPLQVALNLLDKSLRTLFAQYFPNPETFKKRKAGVQDLNPYRPVIQWFDAGNALQLMQDASDKEYETTLRKVTGLPELVEQRFPQANRPEQLLLMEMVLHGLAAHSLLSKKSLENATRFSDLLGTMMNFSTSEDPEDDEEL, encoded by the coding sequence ATGGAAAAAATTAAAACGCTCGGAGCGCTGAAGAAAAGCGGACATATTTATAAATCCGTTAAAGAAGAGATCAGACAGAACCTTATCGCCCGGCTCAAAGCCAAAGAAAGCACCTTCCCCGGCATTATCGGGTACGACGATACCGTGATCCCCGACACCGAAAGAGCCCTGCTTTCCCGCCACAATATCCTGTTCCTGGGCTTGCGCGGCCAGGCTAAAACACGCATGGCGCGGCAGATGATCGACCTGCTCGACGAATTCGTGCCCATCGTGGCCGGATCGGAAGTCAACGACCACCCTTACGAGCCGCTTTCCCGCTACGCCCGCGACCTGGTTGCCAAAATGGGCGACGATACGCCCATCGAATGGCTGCCCCGCGAAGCGCGGTACGGCGAAAAACTCGCCACGCCCGACGTATCGGTAGCCGATCTCATCGGCGACGTGGACCCTATCAAGGCGGCGAACGAAAAACTGAGTTATGCCGACGAGCGCGTGATCCATTTCGGGATTATTCCGCGATCGAACCGGGGCATCTTCGTCATCAACGAACTGCCCGACCTGCAGGCGCGCATCCAGGTGGCGCTGTTCAACATCCTCCAGGAAGGCGATATACAGATCCGGGGGTTCAAGGTGCGGATGCCGCTTGATATCCTTTTCGTGTTCACCGCCAACCCGGAAGATTACACCAACCGTGGGTCCATCGTAACGCCGTTGAAAGACCGCATCGAGAGCCAGATCATCACCCACTACCCGAAAACACTGGAAAACAGCCTGCTGATCACCGAACAGGAAGCCGCCGTGCATGCCGAACAGCAGGAGAAAGTAACGATGCCCGACCTCATCAAGCGCCTCATCGAACAGGTGGCTTTTGAAGCCAGGGCGAGTGAATATGTGGACAAGAAAAGCGGGGTTTCCGCCCGTTTGACCATCGCCGCCTTCGAAAACGCCGTGAGCGCGGCGGAAAGGCGGACTTTCCTCCACGGCGAGCCCTCCACCTATGTGCGCGTCAGCGACCTGCAGGGCATCGTGCCGGCCATTACCGGCAAGATCGAGCTGGTGTATGAAGGCGAACAGGAAGGGCCGCTGCAGGTGGCGCTAAACCTGCTCGACAAAAGCCTGCGCACCCTCTTCGCCCAATACTTCCCCAACCCGGAAACTTTCAAAAAACGCAAGGCCGGCGTGCAGGACCTCAATCCCTACCGCCCCGTCATCCAGTGGTTTGATGCGGGCAACGCATTGCAGCTCATGCAGGACGCCTCGGACAAAGAATATGAAACCACGCTGCGGAAAGTAACGGGCCTGCCGGAGCTGGTGGAACAACGCTTCCCGCAAGCCAACCGGCCCGAGCAACTGCTCCTGATGGAAATGGTGCTCCACGGCCTGGCGGCGCATTCGCTGCTCAGCAAAAAGTCGCTGGAGAATGCCACGCGGTTCTCGGACCTGCTGGGCACCATGATGAATTTCAGCACTTCGGAAGATCCGGAAGACGACGAAGAACTATAA